A stretch of the Desulfobacter sp. genome encodes the following:
- a CDS encoding TetR/AcrR family transcriptional regulator, which yields MGISDRKDRDFKQREADIIKAAFDLFSHKGVESTTIDMIAERAEVGKGTIYKHFKGKNDIFACLVIRQSQDLIHTLHQMDQSAPVLARIKKMIRIFWQSHARDMVTFEVGRKCHQMMVLEDLPFHIQAEYNRLNDEKKAFARALFQQAIDEQIFRDADVDNMIVASMGLYMGMLDLALEEDVLPSEELYEILKSIIFKGFMR from the coding sequence ATGGGGATTTCAGACCGAAAAGACAGGGATTTTAAACAAAGGGAAGCCGATATTATCAAGGCGGCCTTTGATCTGTTCAGCCACAAAGGGGTTGAATCCACCACCATTGATATGATTGCCGAACGGGCAGAGGTGGGAAAAGGAACGATTTACAAGCATTTTAAAGGCAAGAATGATATTTTTGCCTGCCTGGTGATTCGTCAGAGTCAGGATTTGATCCATACCCTGCACCAGATGGACCAGTCAGCACCGGTTCTGGCCAGGATAAAGAAGATGATCCGTATTTTCTGGCAGTCCCATGCCCGGGATATGGTGACCTTTGAAGTGGGCCGAAAATGCCACCAAATGATGGTGCTGGAAGATCTTCCCTTTCATATCCAGGCGGAGTACAACCGGCTGAACGATGAGAAAAAAGCCTTTGCCAGGGCATTGTTCCAGCAGGCCATTGATGAGCAAATTTTCAGGGATGCTGATGTGGACAACATGATTGTGGCTTCCATGGGGCTTTATATGGGCATGCTGGATTTGGCTCTGGAAGAGGATGTTTTGCCCTCGGAAGAGTTGTATGAAATATTGAAGAGTATTATATTTAAAGGGTTTATGCGGTGA
- a CDS encoding ISAs1 family transposase — MNEKKSLETFFDNIQDPRHHNKLHNLIDVVIIAICAVVAGADTYEQIENFGKKRKRWLSKFLSLPHGIPSHDTFGRIFERMNPNEFQSSFMHWVQSVAKMTKGQVIAIDGKTLRRSHDTSNDKKAIHMISAWASSNKVVLGQLKTEEKSNEITAIPNLLKLLDISGCIITIDAMGTQKKIAETIINKGCDYVLALKENHKTLHDEAVLFFNKMEEMKNQGYQFNEQTSVDGGHGRVETRRAVITSDIDWFEDKKSWKGLKSIGMIESTREMDGQISHEKRYYISSLDSDPNIFGNAVRRHWGIENSVHWVLDIAFREDESRVRKGNSPENFAAIRHIALNLLRNNKTFKGSVKTKRLNAAMDIKYLEEVMFG, encoded by the coding sequence ATGAACGAAAAAAAATCTCTTGAAACTTTTTTTGACAATATTCAGGACCCCAGACACCACAATAAGCTTCATAATTTAATTGATGTCGTCATCATCGCAATTTGTGCGGTAGTTGCTGGCGCAGACACTTATGAGCAAATTGAAAACTTTGGCAAAAAGAGAAAAAGGTGGTTGTCAAAATTTCTAAGCCTTCCCCATGGGATACCCTCCCATGACACCTTTGGCAGAATTTTTGAAAGGATGAACCCGAATGAATTTCAGAGCAGTTTTATGCACTGGGTTCAGTCGGTTGCAAAGATGACCAAAGGTCAAGTCATTGCAATCGACGGCAAAACTCTAAGGCGTTCACACGATACCTCCAATGATAAGAAAGCCATTCATATGATCAGTGCGTGGGCTTCGTCTAATAAAGTGGTTTTAGGGCAATTAAAAACCGAAGAAAAATCAAATGAAATTACGGCCATTCCAAATCTTTTAAAACTTTTAGATATCTCGGGCTGCATTATAACCATTGATGCCATGGGCACTCAAAAGAAAATCGCTGAAACCATAATAAACAAAGGGTGTGACTATGTCCTTGCCCTGAAAGAAAATCATAAAACCTTGCATGATGAAGCGGTACTTTTTTTCAATAAAATGGAAGAAATGAAAAATCAGGGGTACCAGTTTAATGAACAGACCAGTGTTGACGGAGGGCACGGTCGAGTCGAAACGCGCAGGGCTGTGATAACCTCTGATATTGATTGGTTTGAAGATAAAAAAAGTTGGAAAGGTTTGAAAAGTATTGGAATGATTGAATCCACCCGGGAAATGGACGGCCAGATCAGTCATGAAAAGCGATATTATATATCGAGCCTGGATAGCGACCCCAATATTTTTGGTAATGCTGTCAGGAGGCATTGGGGAATTGAAAATTCAGTGCATTGGGTATTGGATATTGCGTTCCGTGAAGACGAAAGCAGAGTCAGAAAGGGGAACTCTCCTGAGAATTTTGCAGCGATTCGGCACATTGCATTAAATTTATTACGGAACAATAAGACATTTAAAGGGAGTGTAAAAACCAAAAGGTTGAATGCTGCTATGGATATCAAATATCTGGAGGAAGTTATGTTTGGATGA
- the cfa gene encoding cyclopropane fatty acyl phospholipid synthase, which translates to MGNRSYEKMVRDVFALADVAVNGSRPWDIQVKDDRFYRDLAVGGSLALGESYMDDWWDCQALDRFFERTLACRVDQKTRPSLKIIWCSLKAWFAGSPGRRRAFEIGLRHYDIGNELFALMLDKWMNYSCGYWKGAKDLDQAQKAKMDLICRKLCLEPGMRVLDIGCGWGGLAAYMAEHYQVEVRGITVSQEQAALARERCRDLPVDIRLTDYRELTDQFDRIVSVGMFEHVGQKNYRKFMAVVRRCLLAQGLFLLHTIGGNRSLKSCDPWISQYIFPNSMVPSSRQISSAAEKLLVLEDWHSFGPDYDPTLMAWHRNFINNWACIKSNYDHRFFRMWSYYLLACAGTFRSRRNQLWQVVFSRDGLRPRYESVR; encoded by the coding sequence ATGGGAAACCGATCTTATGAAAAAATGGTCAGGGATGTTTTTGCTTTGGCTGATGTGGCTGTGAACGGCAGCCGGCCTTGGGACATCCAGGTAAAGGATGACAGATTTTACAGAGACCTGGCCGTTGGCGGGTCCTTGGCTCTGGGTGAGAGCTATATGGATGATTGGTGGGACTGCCAGGCCCTGGACCGTTTTTTTGAACGGACCCTGGCATGCCGGGTGGACCAAAAAACAAGACCATCTTTAAAAATTATCTGGTGCAGTCTTAAGGCCTGGTTCGCCGGATCGCCCGGAAGACGACGGGCATTTGAAATCGGACTCCGCCACTATGATATCGGCAATGAGCTTTTTGCCCTGATGCTGGATAAATGGATGAATTATTCCTGTGGCTATTGGAAAGGGGCCAAGGACCTGGACCAGGCACAAAAGGCCAAAATGGATTTGATCTGCAGAAAACTCTGCCTTGAGCCCGGGATGCGTGTTTTGGATATCGGCTGCGGCTGGGGCGGGCTTGCCGCCTACATGGCCGAACATTACCAGGTTGAGGTCCGGGGAATCACGGTGTCCCAGGAGCAGGCCGCCCTTGCCCGGGAAAGATGCCGGGACCTGCCCGTTGACATTCGCCTGACAGACTATCGGGAGCTGACAGATCAATTTGACCGCATCGTGTCCGTGGGCATGTTCGAGCATGTGGGGCAGAAAAATTATCGGAAATTCATGGCAGTGGTCCGGCGGTGCCTGCTTGCCCAGGGGCTTTTCCTTCTGCATACCATCGGCGGCAACCGGTCTTTAAAGTCATGCGATCCATGGATTTCCCAGTATATTTTCCCCAACTCCATGGTGCCGTCCAGCCGGCAGATCTCATCGGCCGCAGAAAAATTACTGGTCCTGGAGGACTGGCACAGTTTTGGCCCGGACTACGACCCGACCCTCATGGCCTGGCACCGGAATTTTATCAATAACTGGGCCTGTATCAAGTCCAATTATGACCATCGTTTTTTCCGGATGTGGTCTTATTACCTGCTGGCATGTGCCGGAACATTCAGGTCCCGGCGGAACCAGCTGTGGCAGGTTGTCTTTTCCAGGGACGGCCTCAGGCCAAGGTATGAGAGTGTCCGATAA
- a CDS encoding radical SAM protein encodes MELTRVFGPVPSRRLGRSVGINNIPPKICTYSCVYCQLGKSLDLRLDRQPFYDPGLLAAETEDKLKNARTHKEPIDYLTIVSEGEPTLDAGLGNLIDCLSPLGVKIAVITNSTLLSLGGVRRDLCRADWVSVKVDTVDEKIWRKIDRPHPKIRFNEMLDGIGLFSEAYAGTLVTETMLVKGLNDTVTSLENTAGFISGLNSGLSYISIPTRPPAMPWVQPPDPGQINQAYGLFTDQGVNAEYLIGYEGNQFAYTGDIEADILSITAVHPMREDAVSAYLEKAGGSFSDIEQLVQDNKILVSEYKGSRFYLRPLAGR; translated from the coding sequence ATGGAATTGACACGGGTGTTCGGCCCTGTACCCTCAAGGCGGCTGGGCAGGAGTGTGGGGATCAACAATATCCCGCCCAAGATATGCACCTATTCCTGCGTCTATTGTCAGCTTGGAAAATCCCTGGACCTCCGGCTGGACCGGCAGCCTTTTTATGACCCCGGTCTTCTTGCCGCTGAAACAGAGGATAAGTTGAAAAATGCCCGAACCCACAAAGAACCCATTGATTATTTGACCATTGTCTCCGAGGGCGAACCCACCCTGGATGCCGGCCTGGGAAATCTCATCGACTGCCTCTCCCCCCTGGGCGTCAAGATCGCTGTGATTACCAATTCCACCCTGCTCAGCCTTGGCGGGGTCCGCCGGGACTTGTGCCGGGCGGACTGGGTTTCGGTCAAGGTGGATACTGTGGATGAAAAAATATGGAGAAAAATTGACCGGCCCCACCCAAAGATCCGGTTCAATGAGATGCTTGATGGAATCGGCCTGTTTTCAGAAGCGTATGCCGGCACTTTGGTGACCGAAACCATGCTGGTCAAAGGGCTTAACGATACGGTGACTTCCCTTGAAAACACTGCCGGGTTTATCAGCGGGCTCAACAGTGGTCTGTCCTATATCAGCATTCCCACAAGGCCCCCTGCAATGCCCTGGGTTCAGCCCCCTGATCCCGGGCAGATTAACCAGGCCTATGGGCTGTTTACCGACCAGGGGGTGAACGCTGAATATCTTATCGGGTACGAGGGCAACCAGTTTGCCTATACCGGGGATATTGAGGCGGATATTTTAAGTATCACCGCCGTGCACCCCATGCGGGAGGATGCGGTTTCAGCCTATCTTGAAAAAGCAGGCGGCAGTTTTTCAGATATTGAACAACTGGTTCAGGATAATAAAATTCTGGTTTCGGAATACAAGGGCAGCCGGTTTTATTTAAGACCCCTGGCTGGCCGATAG
- a CDS encoding FAD-dependent oxidoreductase has translation MGINIFEQSPVTEVKRGNKDLTLTTLKGKVRAKKLVFATNAWSHFFPDLKNRQVPAWTHIVISEPLTRDQYAAIGWQNRQGIEDARNLVHYYRLTKDNRIVMGGRDITLSQGYNMDKDMNEKVFKGLRNDVRSIFPPLKNLKFSDAWGGPVSVPIDMSPALGYLGDKRVVYSLGCMGHGVSLTHLNGQTIKDLVLEKKTDLTEVFFVNRKQISWPPEPFRWIGTKAIKGYMHLEDYFYDGMKHVC, from the coding sequence ATGGGCATCAACATATTTGAGCAGAGCCCTGTGACCGAGGTAAAAAGGGGGAACAAAGATCTCACCCTCACGACCCTGAAAGGAAAGGTCAGGGCCAAAAAGCTTGTTTTTGCAACCAATGCCTGGTCCCATTTTTTTCCGGACTTAAAAAACCGCCAGGTGCCGGCCTGGACCCATATCGTGATCTCAGAGCCCCTGACCCGTGACCAGTATGCCGCCATTGGCTGGCAAAATCGTCAGGGCATTGAAGATGCCAGAAACCTGGTTCATTATTACCGGCTCACAAAAGACAACCGGATTGTCATGGGGGGCCGGGATATCACCCTCAGCCAAGGGTATAACATGGACAAAGACATGAATGAAAAGGTGTTTAAAGGGCTGCGAAACGATGTGCGCAGCATTTTTCCCCCCTTGAAAAATCTCAAGTTCAGTGATGCCTGGGGCGGGCCTGTGTCTGTGCCCATTGATATGAGCCCGGCATTAGGATACCTGGGTGACAAGCGGGTGGTGTACAGTTTAGGGTGCATGGGCCACGGGGTCAGCCTCACCCATCTCAACGGCCAGACCATAAAGGATCTTGTGCTTGAGAAAAAAACAGATCTCACAGAGGTCTTTTTTGTCAACCGAAAGCAGATTTCCTGGCCGCCTGAACCCTTCCGCTGGATCGGAACAAAGGCCATCAAAGGATATATGCATTTAGAGGACTATTTTTACGATGGGATGAAACATGTCTGCTGA
- a CDS encoding outer membrane lipoprotein-sorting protein, giving the protein MNFKLALSVFLTLGLSLASGLPAYSEDLPLTPSQVMEAVDTREDGDTLMILIDKHKNQRIRSIKSIRKDVGPDTKGILFFLSPADVRNTAYMSFDWEDHTKEDDSWLFLPALGQGSRM; this is encoded by the coding sequence ATGAATTTTAAATTGGCCTTGTCTGTTTTTTTGACCCTCGGGCTATCCCTGGCCTCTGGCCTGCCCGCATATTCTGAAGATCTGCCCCTCACCCCATCCCAGGTCATGGAAGCGGTTGACACAAGAGAGGACGGAGATACCCTGATGATTCTCATTGATAAACACAAGAATCAGCGCATCCGTTCCATTAAAAGCATCCGCAAGGATGTGGGCCCGGACACCAAAGGGATATTGTTTTTTTTGAGCCCGGCTGATGTGAGAAACACTGCCTATATGTCCTTTGACTGGGAAGACCATACCAAGGAGGATGATTCCTGGCTCTTTCTGCCGGCGCTTGGCCAGGGCTCACGCATGTAA
- a CDS encoding CGGC domain-containing protein — protein MKGIGIIICHRYHTCAGGKCLRAMQNREGGFARYKDEEIQITGYTSCGGCPGGNVEYAPLEMKKNNTQVIHLATGLVVGYPPCPRIKAFCEFIPAKFGLEVVVGTHPIPQNYYLTHKDLGTWTSDLWQDRISQVITDEQTRLSYD, from the coding sequence ATGAAAGGAATCGGCATCATCATCTGCCACCGCTATCACACCTGTGCCGGGGGCAAATGTCTCAGGGCCATGCAAAACCGTGAAGGGGGATTTGCCCGGTATAAGGACGAAGAAATCCAAATCACCGGATATACCAGCTGCGGGGGATGTCCCGGCGGAAATGTGGAATATGCGCCCCTGGAAATGAAAAAAAACAACACCCAGGTCATCCACCTGGCCACCGGCCTTGTGGTGGGCTATCCCCCCTGCCCCAGGATCAAGGCCTTTTGTGAATTCATCCCGGCAAAATTCGGTCTGGAGGTGGTGGTGGGGACCCATCCCATTCCCCAGAACTATTACCTGACCCACAAGGACCTTGGCACCTGGACCTCAGATCTGTGGCAGGACCGGATATCCCAGGTGATCACAGACGAGCAGACCCGGCTGAGTTACGATTAA
- a CDS encoding long-chain fatty acid--CoA ligase: protein MQFKDYANFHQMLSETVDQYAKSPAYRWFDENGKASSVTWQEFYDQVKSVSKSLIALGLDHGDKVNILSYTCYRWVLTDVGNMSVGVGTVGIYQSNLPQDCQYIINHSDAVLVFAENLDQLDKLLEIRQEIPNIRKVILFNGEYKNDDWVITYDEFLDLGKGIDEGVFQARTQKVTAKDTAGLVYTSGTTGVPKGVVLTHDNLTYTCQSVYQSGKFFDGEDMFLFLPLAHVFARTCCYTGVRTGNRTSFARSINTLLNDFGLASPHWFISVPKVFEKIHTKIISGVEAKGGLALKLFNWVCAVGAEVSQLKVAKKPIPAGLSLKYKIANKLIFSKIQNALGGNVKWCISGAAPLNPEIARFFHGAGLLILEGLGMTENTSFSNVNRIDDYDFGVVGPPGAGIFHKITDDGEVLFKGRNVMKEYYKMPDETQDNFTEDGWLKTGDLGSIDKNNVLKITGRKKDLIITAGGKNIAPSRIEGIMVTSKYINQFCVVGDKRKYLSAVATLDEENITAYARDNQIPHSSYADLLTQPKIKDLIDKEVADRNQELASFETIKKVALVPEFTIENNMMTPTFKLKKNIIIDNYEEKIETLYT from the coding sequence ATGCAGTTTAAGGATTATGCCAATTTTCATCAAATGCTCAGTGAAACCGTTGATCAATATGCAAAATCACCCGCCTATCGATGGTTTGATGAAAATGGAAAAGCCTCATCCGTTACCTGGCAGGAATTTTACGACCAGGTTAAATCGGTTTCCAAAAGTTTAATTGCCCTGGGACTAGACCATGGGGACAAGGTCAATATATTAAGCTATACCTGCTATAGATGGGTCCTGACCGATGTTGGGAATATGAGCGTGGGTGTCGGCACCGTGGGCATCTATCAATCCAATCTGCCCCAGGACTGCCAATATATCATCAACCATTCAGATGCAGTGCTGGTCTTTGCCGAAAACCTGGACCAGCTGGACAAGCTTCTGGAAATCAGACAAGAGATCCCAAACATCAGAAAAGTGATCCTCTTTAACGGGGAGTATAAAAATGACGACTGGGTCATTACCTATGATGAATTCTTAGACCTGGGCAAGGGGATTGATGAAGGGGTATTTCAGGCCCGGACCCAAAAGGTGACGGCCAAAGATACCGCCGGACTGGTTTACACCTCCGGTACCACAGGCGTGCCCAAAGGCGTGGTTCTCACCCATGACAACCTGACCTACACCTGCCAGTCCGTCTACCAGAGCGGAAAATTTTTTGACGGCGAAGATATGTTTTTATTTCTTCCCCTGGCCCATGTCTTTGCCAGGACCTGCTGTTATACAGGGGTCAGGACAGGAAACCGGACCTCCTTTGCCAGGAGCATCAACACCCTGCTGAACGATTTCGGGCTTGCCTCCCCCCATTGGTTCATCTCCGTGCCCAAGGTGTTTGAGAAAATCCATACCAAAATCATCTCCGGGGTGGAGGCCAAGGGCGGCCTGGCCTTAAAGCTCTTTAACTGGGTCTGCGCCGTGGGTGCCGAGGTCAGCCAACTCAAGGTGGCCAAAAAACCCATTCCAGCAGGTCTTTCCCTCAAATACAAAATTGCCAACAAGCTCATCTTTTCAAAAATCCAAAACGCCCTGGGCGGCAATGTAAAATGGTGCATTTCAGGGGCAGCGCCGCTCAACCCTGAAATTGCAAGATTTTTCCATGGCGCAGGCCTGCTTATCCTGGAAGGCCTGGGCATGACCGAAAACACCTCTTTTTCCAATGTCAACCGCATTGATGACTATGATTTCGGCGTGGTCGGCCCTCCCGGGGCAGGCATTTTCCATAAGATCACCGACGACGGAGAGGTGCTGTTCAAGGGCAGGAACGTGATGAAAGAGTACTATAAAATGCCCGATGAAACCCAAGACAACTTTACCGAAGACGGGTGGCTTAAAACCGGTGATTTAGGATCCATTGACAAAAACAATGTACTCAAAATCACCGGGAGAAAAAAAGACCTCATCATCACTGCCGGCGGTAAAAACATTGCACCCTCCCGAATTGAGGGGATCATGGTGACCTCCAAATACATCAACCAGTTCTGCGTGGTGGGAGACAAACGCAAGTATTTGTCTGCCGTGGCCACCCTGGACGAAGAAAACATAACCGCCTATGCCCGGGATAACCAGATCCCCCATTCAAGCTATGCAGATCTGCTGACCCAACCGAAAATCAAGGATTTAATTGATAAAGAAGTGGCAGACAGGAACCAGGAACTGGCCTCCTTTGAAACCATTAAAAAGGTGGCCCTGGTGCCGGAGTTCACCATTGAAAACAATATGATGACCCCGACATTCAAACTCAAAAAGAATATCATCATAGACAATTACGAAGAAAAAATTGAAACCCTTTACACCTAA
- a CDS encoding outer membrane lipoprotein-sorting protein, which produces MKRIAPGDKSSAFMGSDFSYSDINGMEIKDWDYKFAKENFDLNGVETWVISGRPKAEARKRVEEETGYSKILIWVRKDNFIAVKAKYWVTKGKKIKYFKAQEIKKIDGILTPLKMTMVTMVKGKVSHSTVLVVSNLQYNLPVQDHYFTPRRMEQGL; this is translated from the coding sequence GTGAAGCGCATTGCCCCGGGGGACAAATCTTCGGCCTTTATGGGATCGGATTTTTCCTATTCAGACATCAACGGCATGGAAATCAAGGACTGGGACTATAAATTTGCCAAGGAAAACTTTGATTTAAACGGGGTTGAGACCTGGGTGATTTCAGGCCGGCCCAAGGCTGAAGCCAGAAAAAGGGTGGAAGAAGAAACCGGATATTCCAAAATACTGATCTGGGTGCGCAAGGATAATTTTATTGCGGTCAAGGCCAAGTACTGGGTCACCAAAGGGAAAAAAATAAAATATTTTAAGGCCCAAGAGATCAAAAAAATCGACGGCATCCTTACCCCTTTGAAAATGACCATGGTGACCATGGTCAAAGGAAAGGTCAGCCATTCAACCGTTCTGGTCGTTTCAAATCTTCAGTATAATCTGCCCGTACAAGACCATTATTTTACCCCGAGGCGGATGGAACAAGGATTATGA
- a CDS encoding MMPL family transporter: MVIRVLKFWVTRYPVPVLVLLAGLSLLAGLALPDLDTDPSPELLAPDHESRLAVDRLRGDFTGANNGIIVMLSVQGTDQDTVFNAHTLERVRALTLAFESIHLISQQDRDALAAEALAAPLPIQKMALGLATAPVNEDTWLEVDELLETLAFADPPLPKLDALVSAWPEKLSPVKKVSSLAATDNILARAGRLEVAPIYERVPQDAAGLDRIKKEVGSNDLFSGLLVSNQGRNTSINIELALDEGAVKERYQVYSQVSALVESKILGPETHYIAGFPAVTAALGKAMEEDSKTLFAIVTLIVLSCLYINFKGVKGVVLPLSVVMLSLVVTLGVMAAVFIPLNVITISLPVFVLSIGVADGIHMFSEYQDHIDQGLDKESAVCRTLDHLTMPVIMTSMTTGAAFFAISITRIVQVKYCGLFVCLGALVAMVFSLLFIPSLLVCLPQKKRPHPGQRKQGEKKAYERILIRMTRWVVKRPVQTTLFSGLVFVVFLAGALQVRVDNNTVAFFKKKAPIFLSSQALNRSGAGSARINFVIRLDPSADKISQPFKQPVNLRAVNGFIDFLKAQPEVGKVTDLTQLIRRIHFVLNDQDPSQDRLPVDPNQDPESSCLIAQLLLLYENGGGDVLSDYVDPAYSSLNVSTVLRTNSSRETKAFTDRTMAWAKTHLPGLFEVEITGSAAVEAATTREIVHGQVTGLSVSVLVVLIMLGITFQNTAYTLIAMIPLVGTIVINFGIMGFFNIPLDIGTAIIASVVIGIGVDYSIHYLSRLKAGLSRGMTFEQALEDTVSHSGKAIVSNALTVGLGFVALWFAFLTPLIVMGWLITLTMVVSALAALVLLPVMVCLVFKLSVHPRARVQEPGRLKGEPDHEF, translated from the coding sequence ATGGTCATCAGGGTTCTTAAATTCTGGGTCACCCGTTATCCTGTCCCGGTGCTGGTATTGCTTGCAGGCTTATCCCTGCTGGCCGGTCTGGCCCTGCCGGATCTTGACACGGACCCATCTCCTGAACTGCTGGCGCCGGACCATGAGAGCCGCCTGGCCGTGGACCGGTTAAGGGGTGATTTTACCGGCGCCAACAACGGGATCATTGTCATGCTCTCTGTCCAGGGCACGGACCAGGATACGGTGTTCAATGCCCATACCCTGGAACGGGTCCGGGCATTGACTTTAGCCTTTGAGTCCATTCATCTGATCAGTCAACAGGACCGGGATGCCCTGGCTGCTGAGGCCCTGGCTGCGCCATTGCCCATCCAAAAGATGGCCCTTGGCCTGGCTACAGCCCCTGTGAATGAAGATACCTGGCTGGAGGTGGATGAACTTTTGGAAACCCTTGCCTTTGCGGATCCGCCCCTGCCAAAGCTTGACGCCTTGGTCTCTGCATGGCCTGAAAAGCTCAGTCCTGTAAAAAAGGTCAGCTCTTTGGCTGCAACGGACAATATCCTGGCAAGGGCGGGGCGGCTTGAGGTCGCTCCCATCTACGAGAGGGTTCCCCAGGATGCGGCCGGCCTGGACCGGATAAAAAAAGAGGTGGGGTCCAATGATCTTTTTTCAGGACTTCTGGTTTCCAACCAGGGCCGCAACACCAGCATTAATATTGAACTTGCCCTGGACGAGGGTGCGGTAAAAGAGCGGTACCAGGTTTATTCCCAGGTGTCAGCCCTTGTGGAATCAAAAATTTTGGGGCCTGAAACCCATTATATTGCAGGTTTTCCCGCGGTGACAGCCGCCCTGGGCAAGGCCATGGAAGAGGACAGCAAAACCCTTTTTGCCATTGTTACCCTGATTGTCCTTTCCTGTCTGTACATCAATTTTAAGGGGGTCAAAGGGGTGGTCCTGCCTTTGTCCGTGGTCATGCTCTCTTTGGTGGTCACCTTAGGGGTGATGGCCGCTGTTTTTATTCCTTTGAATGTCATTACCATTTCTCTGCCTGTCTTTGTCCTCTCCATCGGGGTGGCCGACGGAATCCACATGTTTTCAGAATACCAGGATCACATTGACCAGGGCCTTGACAAGGAGTCAGCCGTCTGCCGGACCCTGGATCATTTAACCATGCCCGTGATCATGACCTCCATGACAACCGGGGCGGCTTTTTTTGCCATTTCCATCACCCGGATTGTTCAGGTCAAGTACTGCGGGCTTTTTGTCTGTCTCGGGGCATTGGTGGCCATGGTTTTTTCCCTTTTATTCATCCCCTCTCTTCTGGTCTGCCTGCCCCAAAAAAAGAGGCCGCACCCAGGCCAAAGAAAGCAGGGGGAAAAAAAGGCATATGAGCGGATTTTGATCCGAATGACCCGATGGGTGGTCAAACGGCCCGTGCAGACCACTCTTTTTTCCGGGCTTGTTTTTGTTGTTTTTCTGGCCGGGGCCCTGCAGGTTAGGGTGGACAATAATACCGTGGCGTTTTTTAAAAAAAAGGCCCCGATTTTTCTCTCATCCCAAGCCTTGAACCGATCCGGGGCAGGATCTGCCCGGATCAATTTTGTGATCCGACTGGACCCGAGTGCTGACAAGATTTCCCAGCCATTTAAACAGCCGGTGAATCTTAGGGCGGTAAACGGATTTATCGATTTTTTAAAGGCCCAGCCCGAAGTGGGCAAGGTCACGGACTTAACCCAGCTTATCCGGCGCATCCATTTTGTCCTCAACGACCAGGATCCTTCCCAGGACCGGCTGCCCGTAGACCCAAACCAGGACCCTGAGTCATCTTGTCTGATTGCACAATTGCTGCTGCTCTATGAAAACGGGGGGGGAGATGTCCTGTCTGACTATGTTGATCCGGCCTATTCCAGTCTGAACGTTTCCACTGTGCTCAGGACCAATTCCTCCAGGGAGACCAAGGCCTTTACAGACCGAACCATGGCCTGGGCCAAAACCCATCTGCCTGGATTGTTTGAGGTGGAAATCACAGGATCTGCAGCTGTGGAGGCCGCCACTACCCGGGAAATCGTACACGGCCAGGTCACAGGTCTCAGCGTCTCTGTTCTGGTGGTTTTGATCATGCTGGGGATCACCTTCCAGAATACGGCCTATACCCTCATTGCCATGATTCCTTTGGTCGGCACCATTGTGATCAATTTCGGGATCATGGGATTTTTTAACATTCCTCTGGATATCGGTACGGCCATTATTGCCAGTGTGGTCATCGGAATCGGGGTGGATTATTCCATCCACTATTTGAGCCGGCTCAAGGCCGGTCTTTCCCGGGGCATGACATTTGAACAGGCCTTGGAAGATACGGTCTCCCATTCGGGCAAGGCCATTGTTTCCAATGCGCTGACCGTGGGGTTGGGGTTTGTTGCCCTCTGGTTTGCCTTTCTTACCCCTTTGATCGTCATGGGCTGGCTGATTACCCTGACCATGGTGGTCAGCGCTTTGGCCGCACTGGTACTTCTGCCGGTGATGGTCTGTCTTGTTTTTAAATTATCTGTTCATCCCCGGGCCCGTGTCCAGGAGCCTGGAAGACTCAAAGGAGAACCTGATCATGAATTTTAA
- a CDS encoding FAD-binding oxidoreductase, producing the protein MDLLKHLVEDLSLDCDYEHPGFLRVATSEKYKQRILHEIELAHKLGLKGIEWLDQAHGHQHI; encoded by the coding sequence GTGGACCTTCTAAAACACCTGGTTGAGGATCTGAGCCTGGACTGCGACTATGAACACCCCGGGTTTTTACGGGTGGCCACCTCGGAAAAATATAAACAGCGCATCCTTCACGAGATTGAGCTGGCTCACAAACTCGGGCTTAAGGGGATTGAGTGGCTTGATCAGGCCCATGGGCATCAACATATTTGA